In the Brettanomyces nanus chromosome 1, complete sequence genome, TTTGAGAGCTGGCTTTTCTTAGGGCAAGCCTACTCATACCTAGTAGAAGATGACATTATATGGACCTCAGACAAGTTGAATAACGAGGAGAAGAAACGATACACTGCTTCCGTGCAGAAGCAATCTTTGTTATGTTATTTCATGGCCATTAGTGTCTTCTGTTGTTTAGATGAACCCGCCAAGGAGCAGATTAATCTAATTGCGTCCGTCTTGTGGAACTGTCTCGGCAAGGAATTGTATAGTGCCTGGATGAAGCCGATGGATAAGTTGGCATTTCGGGTGACTTCTTCTCATGCACATCTATTGGGctctccttttccttcaaattctacTGTGAACGAGGGTAATGATGCTCCAATCTTGGATAGATCCCGCGTCATATCTGATATGACTGCTTTTAAGATTATTTCTTTAGTTTTTCGAGAGGCGTGCAAGTTGGACAGCAGTGACTGGTACAATTACATGTACTTAGCCAAAGCACAATTGAAGCAAAGGAGCGATACCCTTGTTAATCCGATAGTGAAAAACATTTTGACTTCATGTGATTTGGCAATTGAGAACAGTAGTAGAGACGATCCTATTGTCGAGCCGCactatcttctttgctCTGTGGTACTCAAGTACGTTATCCAAGGCAAATTTGATGCGCAAAAGGGATTCGATATCCTCAAGCGTGATGTTCTCTTCGATGAGTTAACAAAGACCGAGAATCAATCTACTATTACATcgattcttttctttaagTTGGTGATTCAGGCTCTAAAGAAATGTATATCATATGATAAGAAAAAGTGGCAGCACAAACCGCGGTATCGAATGGCCAAGATCTATTTGGATCAGTTGAATGATGTTGAATCGTGCAAGAAGGAAATGGATAATATCATCAGCCTCAAATCCACCATTCGCAGTTTGAGTACGATCTGGAAACCTGAGAACGAGAGGCCAGGTAAGCATTTTGTTTACAACTACATTTACATCAACTTTTATGTGGACTTATTGGATAGATCTGGTGAGATCTACCTTTTGACCCAACTCATCAGAAAATTGAGAAAGTTAGGTTCGAGTATGATCAGTCAGATCAAGACATTTGACTACGCAGTTGCCAGGGCGTGTGTCATGATTAAGAAGATAGCGCATATTCCACGTGGTTTCCTTGATGAGCAGATCACCAGAATGGTATATTCTGAGTTTGTCAAATATTCCAAGGAGTTTGTAAAGAATCTGGGATCCCGTGAAGATTTCAGCGTGCAAGAGAAGACtgttttctattttctGGAAGAGATAGCTGGATTCAGAAGAATGGCAAATGGATTTGGTGCCACAGGAATCATTGATGAATGCTACCATAGTTTATATCTCTTGATTTTTATGCCATATTTGGACAAGAGGTTGGCGGAAGCTCTCCATCACTCTAGTTTTGAAGCTCCTTCTTCTACGGAAATATCTTCTCGTATCGAGTTCATCACCAACACAGACTCGATACGAAAATCGCCGAATGGTAATCCAAGGGAAAAAATTAGAGTGGCTAGGAGAGACATTACACCTTATTGTGTTCAACTACTAGGCAGCATTCATATAGTGCTAGATCAACTGAAGGAAGAATTTAGTAAGGGCAACCGATTGCCCtatgataaagaagatgtgCTGTCTAATCACCAgtatgatgatttggacTCACTTAATATGGTCGAGAGGACAAACGAGGATGGCACATTTTCAAATGGTAGTAAAGAAGAGGTTAAGGAGCTTAATGAATTGACGAGGAAGTTTTGGGGTCAGGAGATcgaggagaagattgatgaggCAGAGAGCTCTACACCAAATACGAAGCTGATGAATCTTTCGTCCAAAGTTTCTGAAGAACCTTTAAAGCCAAGGCTGAAGCCTACTGAAGCAGAGTTGGTTACTCCTGGTAACTCGGCGGCAGTTCCCGTTTTGAAAGTGGGGATGATAGATACATCACTATCTTCTGATACACCAGATGAGTTTGTGGAtgcttcctcctcttcacACGTTAAGCATCAGTCGTGGTTAACCCAATTCTTTTCCTCAAAGCCAAAGCAAAGAGATAGTGAAGGCCCTGcaccaaagaagaggaaattgGTCATTTCCAAAAAACTGGTGAACCCAGTGGGACCTATTATTGGCTCAATTAAAGAGACCGAAACAGAAGGAGTTAAGGAGAGTTCTAAGGAACAGTCTAAGGAACAGTCTAAGGAACAGGTTATGAAAGTCCCTGAAGAACCTCAAAATGAACTACCTACGCATGTCCATGATAGTGAAGACTCACCTATAGTAATCGACTGAACATTTAATCTACATATTCAAAATGCATATACATAATACTATACAGCTCATTAATTTTCAAACCTTTGATCAACTTTGGCTGCGCTTTCACTGATACCCCATTTATCTCTTACTATAGTGTTCTGGTTGGGCACATCACTAAGTCGCTCGGGAAGTTTCTTGGTtatactcttcttcaattcccTCTCCAGTAACAtcttgttttctttctttcgtTTCTTTGATATCAATTCGCCCTCTTTTAGATGACAGAATTCTTCCATATTCATATCACCACTAAGAAGGCTAGCGGCGAACTCTGTATCCGCATTTCTCATTGCTATAAGGTCCTTACGAAACCTTTGCTTGTAATGACTCATGTTGGTTCTATATCTACTATAAAGATCGCTTTCATACAGTTGAGTTAGTAAATCCGGATCGCCCTTCTGCTCTTCCGGATCTATATCTTCTAGCTTAATTATTTTAAAAAACGCCTTTTCCATTCCAAGTTTACATGCAGTTCTCGTTTGATCCCATACATCTTTCGGGTTGTCACCTATAGATATCCCACCATTGATGCTCTGAATAGTAGATTTTTGTTTGCGAGCCATTTATAACTCGATACCaggaagaaagatatgGATATCACCGGCTTGCATATGCCTGTCTTCAGGTCGCGCGAGCCATTTTTATCCACAGATCTCCGGACGCttgaaaagtgaaaagtcGTAGGtatatttatttttattAAAGTGTAGGACTTTCTTGGGTGTCTTTACCTTGATCTGTGTTCAAAGCCGTCTTTGAAGCACTTCTAATCGATGAGCCTTGGGTGCCATATCGTAATTCTGAGGGCGAATTACGCATCATCCTATTTCCAAACACATCGTAACTCGATTCATAGGTAAACTGTGGCATCTTATTGACCAAAACATCCGAGCTACCATTGGCAGGTATATTAATTGGCTGTGTAGTATTCAACTTGGAAATCGTTAACTCCTTAGTTTGAACTTCGGTTTCTAAATCTTTGATTGTTTGTTCATAGTCTGTCAATGTTGTCTGATAGAGCGCGatatacttcttcaatgcttctCCTGTTTTACGAAGATCTTGATCACCGTTTTCCCTTTGAGTAGCGTGGCtatccatcttcttcaacttttctatCGCATCGTCAAGTTCATATTTGTATCTCTTTATCTCTTCATTCAAAATGAATATTTCCttatctttatcatcaaccGTCTCGATGTGATATTCTGTCATCGACTTCTGTGAATGTAGGTCGATCTGGGCCGTAAGGTTGTTTTTTTCCTTGCCTAGTAATGACACTTTATCTTTAAGGCTCATAAACTCCTTTTCATGTACCCTCAGTTTGTTCTTAGCCTCCTTATGATCAGCCTCTAACTTTTCATATTTCTCTTGAAGTTTGAACTCGCTTCTCGTTATCTCTGTCAGCTGCTTATTCAACagtttatttttttttagcAGCAACTCTAACCTTTCGGCTGTACCCATTCTTAAAGTCTTCTCTGCTTCCTCCTTCAGTATTACTACCTCACGTATCTGTCCAATTTCCCTCGTCAATTGCtcatttctcttctttaaaatCTCGAATTCTTGAACTGTCGTATAAAGTTTCagaatctcctttctcGCCTTCCTGTAGTTGAAAATGGACAAGTTTCGGACATATTCCGCAAAATCAAGCTCATTGATCAAAATCATAAGTTCTCTCTGGTAGAAGTCGATGGCTCCCTCACTCCCGCTTTCTGTTCCACTGCCACTTTCCGACGGCTGGCTGCCACTTGCGACTACCTGTGCTATTCCTGAATCGGAAATTAGAGACTGGCGTCTGACCAGTGAGTCCTTGTTACTGAAATACAAGTCTTTGTGAACATCCAACAGGTTATCGCTCGATAATACTCGTTGTTCATTGGTAGAACCAATCAGTAAAGGGTCCTGGTTACCACCTGCGTTCATCGTACTCCCAATACTGATTATGGAGGCCTTTCTAGCTTGGAAAGTATTCCCAAAATCTGGAATTCTGAATCCAGGAGGTGAGGGTATTGGCCCTGAATTTCTGGTTGATATCGACTCTCCAGTTGAGGTAGAACGACCAGATCGTCTACTCTTCTCCACCTCGTCTATTAACGGATCAAGTTGGGCACAATAGAGGGCGATAGCATCAGCATATCCCAGCGCACTGAACCGTTTGATGTCTTCGAACTCCTCCTCAGGAGTGGAAAACTTTATAAAGTTCTCGTGAAGTAAAAATCGGGTTAAGGTCGGTAAAGCCAAAGCTTTGAATTGATCTGCGTCGAACCCGGGAGGTAGATACTGCACATATTCGGCTCCCATGTACTTCAATGGATCTTtgcaaaaagagaaaagattCAATGGATACAGTCCATACAAATAATCTTCAAGTCTCATTGGTGGAATGGAAAAAGCGTTTGCCTTAAGAAGACGTTGAAGAGATAGCTGTGCCTTTCCTTCGGTCCATAAATCTCCTAGATCGCCACGTTGCCAGCAGAGTCTTCTTGCAAATATTGCAAATATCTTAAGAAGAGAGCGTTGAAGTTTATTGCAAATATGCGGTAAAATCATGCAAAAGACGTTAATAGTGGAATCTACCACGTCTATCGAGGGGTCCTTCAACATGCATTCAAGTAAATCATCATATAGATCGATTTCTATTATCGTGTAAAGTTTCATGGGCTGCTCCTTTAAAACAGATGAAAGTAATGACATCACCTCTAATTTAAGATTTCCATTACGATGCAAATAGTCGGACATTGTCACCAAGAACTCCTTTGTATATGCTGAAGCATAATTGCTAATCAGCAGTCGAATGTTTAATCGTCTAAATCGACTCTTTTCctcttgttcttgagaGCTTAATGCGGAACTGCCACTGTCGTCTATAATATCAGCTTTTTCGATTTTCCGGAAGTAGCTGTCAAGTAAAAGATTAAGAACCAGTTCTGAGTGATGAGACCTGGTCTTCTGTAATTTTATATCCTTCGTTGAAATGCTATCGCTTAATGCGTTGTTAATAAGCCTCTTCGTCAATTCAACAAATGAATTGTTCAAACCTGCACTGTCCGTAGACGAGGTGATGTATTTTTTAATCCACATCAGAAACTCATTATCGTCTACTATACAGTGTATCAACTTTGTAAGAACCTGAAGAAAATACTTTTCCTTTGAATAGTCATTGAGAATATACTTCATGTATACCCGGTATAATTCGTTGCCGAGTTTGGCATTATCGTTTGAGTCGTAAGTGTCATGCTTTTGCAGATAGCTATCAATAGCATCAGTTAATTGGGGATTGTCTTCCAGTAAAGAGTTTAATATCTTGGAAGAAGGGGcaccaaattcttcttcaagatgtCGTATTAGATATCTTGATGAGCCAGTTGACATGTTACACTTATGGAGGAGGCAGGGCAGAGGAGCAGCGTGAGTTGGAGAGTACTAAGTAAATTTGAATTAAGGATATTAATTATTTCGCTATAAGAGCCCCCGCATTTCCGCGTTCTGGAGATACCCGTCCACTCTGTACGTGTTTTCCTCCCCGATGGAATACTCATTTTTAGATCTCGTCAAGAAGGTGGACGTTGTTCCTTATTACTACGACAAAAAGCAGCACGATCAATTTAAGTCTTCTGTATACACGTTTGTATCTCATGATGGCAGCTTCACCCTTGGATACATGCTACCTATGGTCGCCAAAGAGTTCGAACGTCACGAAGACATTGTCAGAGTGGACAATACAAAGAGGCAAGTTTATATCAACAGCTGTTTAGAT is a window encoding:
- a CDS encoding uncharacterized protein (EggNog:ENOG41); this translates as MARKQKSTIQSINGGISIGDNPKDVWDQTRTACKLGMEKAFFKIIKLEDIDPEEQKGDPDLLTQLYESDLYSRYRTNMSHYKQRFRKDLIAMRNADTEFAASLLSGDMNMEEFCHLKEGELISKKRKKENKMLLERELKKSITKKLPERLSDVPNQNTIVRDKWGISESAAKVDQRFEN
- a CDS encoding uncharacterized protein (EggNog:ENOG41); this encodes MSTGSSRYLIRHLEEEFGAPSSKILNSLLEDNPQLTDAIDSYLQKHDTYDSNDNAKLGNELYRVYMKYILNDYSKEKYFLQVLTKLIHCIVDDNEFLMWIKKYITSSTDSAGLNNSFVELTKRLINNALSDSISTKDIKLQKTRSHHSELVLNLLLDSYFRKIEKADIIDDSGSSALSSQEQEEKSRFRRLNIRLLISNYASAYTKEFLVTMSDYLHRNGNLKLEVMSLLSSVLKEQPMKLYTIIEIDLYDDLLECMLKDPSIDVVDSTINVFCMILPHICNKLQRSLLKIFAIFARRLCWQRGDLGDLWTEGKAQLSLQRLLKANAFSIPPMRLEDYLYGLYPLNLFSFCKDPLKYMGAEYVQYLPPGFDADQFKALALPTLTRFLLHENFIKFSTPEEEFEDIKRFSALGYADAIALYCAQLDPLIDEVEKSRRSGRSTSTGESISTRNSGPIPSPPGFRIPDFGNTFQARKASIISIGSTMNAGGNQDPLLIGSTNEQRVLSSDNLLDVHKDLYFSNKDSLVRRQSLISDSGIAQVVASGSQPSESGSGTESGSEGAIDFYQRELMILINELDFAEYVRNLSIFNYRKARKEILKLYTTVQEFEILKKRNEQLTREIGQIREVVILKEEAEKTLRMGTAERLELLLKKNKLLNKQLTEITRSEFKLQEKYEKLEADHKEAKNKLRVHEKEFMSLKDKVSLLGKEKNNLTAQIDLHSQKSMTEYHIETVDDKDKEIFILNEEIKRYKYELDDAIEKLKKMDSHATQRENGDQDLRKTGEALKKYIALYQTTLTDYEQTIKDLETEVQTKELTISKLNTTQPINIPANGSSDVLVNKMPQFTYESSYDVFGNRMMRNSPSELRYGTQGSSIRSASKTALNTDQGKDTQESPTL